In a single window of the Lineus longissimus chromosome 4, tnLinLong1.2, whole genome shotgun sequence genome:
- the LOC135486343 gene encoding S-adenosylmethionine decarboxylase proenzyme 1-like isoform X2, with amino-acid sequence MDAYILSESSMFVSKNRFILKTCGSTTLLKSIKPLLLEATEKCGFEVMDLFYSRKNFMKPELQHNIHQTFDDEVCHLDESFENGAAYALGRLNGECWYFYTIDTLGVMEPDQTLELLMTDLDPAVMEVFSMKCCKTGEECTEKSGISKLVPGSVIDAYLFDPYGYSCNGLLEDDHYFTIHVTPQPNCSYVSFETNVPQDDFKVMIEHVLDCFRPGKFLVTLFANKASRASDSLNAFKVDNPVPGYCNQDWQHSKFRNYDLLYAHFMKPRFRTPSDTEPALVQWKKPHKIVD; translated from the exons ATGGATGCATACATCCTCAG TGAAAGCAGCATGTTTGTTTCAAAGAACCGTTTCATCCTGAAGACGTGCGGCAGCACTACGTTATTGAAGTCCATCAAACCACTGCTGTTGGAAGCCACCGAGAAATGTGGCTTTGAAGTCATG GACCTGTTTTATTCGCGAAAGAATTTCATGAAACCAGAGCTTCAGCACAACATCCATCAGACCTTTGACGATGAG GTTTGTCATTTGGACGAATCGTTTGAAA atggcgctgcatatgcCCTTGGTCGATTGAATGGAGAGTGTTGGTATTTTTACACGATTGATACACTCGGAGTGATGGAGCCAGACCAGACTTTAGAG CTACTGATGACTGATTTAGACCCTGCCGTGATGGAGGTCTTCTCTATGAAGTGCTGCAAGACGGGGGAGGAGTGTACTGAG AAATCGGGCATATCTAAACTTGTACCAGGATCAGTAATTGATGCGTATCTGTTTGACCCGTATGGATATTCTTGCAATGGCCTCCTGGAGGAT gACCACTACTTTACTATCCATGTCACTCCCCAGCCGAACTGCTCCTATGTGAGTTTCGAGACGAACGTGCCCCAGGACGACTTCAAGGTGATGATCGAGCATGTGCTCGACTGCTTTAGGCCCGGGAAATTCTTGGTTACGCTGTTTGCAAACAAG GCCTCGAGAGCAAGTGATTCTCTGAATGCGTTCAAGGTTGACAACCCCGTCCCAGGCTACTGTAATCAAGACTGGCAACACAGCAAATTCCGCAACTACGATTTATTGTATGCTCACTTCATGAAACCAAGGTTCAGAACCCCATCGGACACTGAACCAGCTTTGGTTCAATGGAAGAAGCCTCATAAAATTGTTGATTGA
- the LOC135486244 gene encoding uncharacterized protein LOC135486244 isoform X2 produces MPAQEEAKSCEEFLTGTQFAEKHEFHDKKGRQLTVTPLIVDFRRLLTSSSSSICVIPGVSNTDLLHAVIGLYDVSLSEMTPDVLYATVCEKWARTLLLIRDVRDVLDEFEEKRNIKKESEDASDEMKSLTINDDENSKTDKSESPTAELTSEPKPSNDSEQKSFMAEPSKTETTGAAIESGDASKLDGAVENGKEDGEEEEEEDIYSPEECGPCTFAAVYSDTETEDEDEEEEEEEEEDFSKGMNAFIKAVEERRKERQSHTGPYKVEHVGIENRLVGCATMEKKYCKNYKVVHLTLIVVRKRFRKWGIGKYLLHQIKDPMVVGAYDAVVVHADNSATEFFGRYNFSDDIILNSRWSDLAEQFTNCTLMCYLPPFTGQGVLGNMTAAIDLVSMEEELKKWKEKSVEAYQAQITCATRLRNEIIQLRAVVNSQQGLIGKLAADNDSLTRDKFHIEKEYLTYRFEVAKSLLDSDVDIVSRQRQDDDDPETTKKLIKDLEKEVEAGKERKEQKKKGDKKKKSIDASAMNVIDRTRYMVYSNENKEPYDHMKDTQDFYRVTEEFKSTMRKDKTVQGNYEVKLVIRATLNVSVIERYQMRTSKLHDPKAKMRLYFCGSLEHPERLQDIIKHGFSERDFSNGEFGRGLHFSVYPSKAAQFSALGKLLTVEVAVGKVEAIEKKDHTRVSPSSGFDSVITPGRLSSSSKDDAELKSLNKEYIIFDVSQVLPLHLMEYSKTT; encoded by the exons ATGCCAGCTCAAGAAGAAGCTAAGAGTTGTGAAGAGTTTCTAACCGGAACGCAATTTGCAGAAAAACACGAGTTCCATGACAAAAAAGGCCGGCAACTGACGGTCACTCCACTCATCGTCGATTTCCGTCGACTTCTCACAAGTTCATCGTCCTCCATCTGTGTCATTCCAGGG GTTTCCAATACAGATCTTCTCCATGCCGTGATAGGGCTTTATGATGTTTCCTTGTCGGAAATGACCCCTGACGTTCTCTATGCGACAGTCTGTGAGAAGTGGGCAAGAACCCTTCTTTTGATTAGGGATGTTAGAG ATGTGCTAGATGAGTTTGAAGAGAAAAGAAACATAAAGAAGGAATCGGAAGATGCTAGTGATGAGATGAAAAGCCTGACAATCAATGATGAcgaaaattcaaaaactgacaaATCTGAATCTCCTACTGCTGAACTAACCTCCGAGCCAAAACCGTCCAATGATAGTGAACAGAAATCTTTTATGGCAGAACCGTCCAAAACCGAAACAACTGGTGCTGCAATTGAATCGGGTGATGCGTCCAAGTTAGATGGTGCTGTGGAGAATGGGAAAGAGGATGGggaagaggaggaagaggaagacaTTTACTCGCCAGAGGAATGCGGCCCTTGTACATTTGCTGCAGTTTATAGTGATACGGAGACAGAAGATGAGGATGAAGAAGA ggaagaagaagaagaagaggacttTTCTAAGGGCATGAACGCTTTCATCAAAGCTGTGGAAGAAAGACGAAAAGAACGACAATCACACACTGGTCCATATAAAGTCGAACATGTGGGCATTGAAAATCGGCTGGTTGGATGTGCAACCATGGAGAAAAAGTATTG TAAAAACTATAAAGTCGTACACCTGACGTTAATAGTGGTCAGGAAGAGATTCCGGAAATGGGGAATAGGAAAATATctactacat CAAATCAAAGATCCAATGGTAGTGGGTGCATATGATGCCGTCGTAGTCCATGCGGACAATTCTGCAACCGAGTTCTTTGGTCGTTATAACTTCTCAGACGACATCATTCTAAACAGCAGATGGAGTGATCTGGCAGAACAATTTACAAATTGCACTTTGATGTGCTACCTTCCACCTTTTACAG GTCAAGGAGTTCTGGGTAACATGACAGCTGCCATTGACCTGGTGTCAATGGAAGAGGAGCTCAAGAAATG GAAAGAAAAAAGTGTTGAAGCCTACCAGGCCCAGATAACATGTGCCACGAGATTACGCAATGAAATTATACAACTACGTGCAGTG GTGAACTCGCAACAAGGTCTAATTGGTAAACTAGCTGCTGATAACGATTCGTTAACAAGAGATAAGTTCCACATAG AGAAGGAATACTTGACGTATAGATTTGAGGTGGCCAAATCACTTCTCGACTCAGATGTAGACATTGTTAGTCGGCAAAGAC AAGATGACGATGACCCTGAAACCACCAAGAAGTTAATCAAGGATCTAGAGAAAGAAGTCGAAGCCGGCAAAGAACGCAAGGAGCAGAAGAAGAAGGGAGATAAGAAGAAAAAGAGCATTGACGCTTCAGCCATGAATGTCATAG ACCGGACGCGGTATATGGTTTATTCAAATGAGAATAAAGAGCCGTATGACCATATGAAGGATACGCAGGACTTCTACAGAGTGACAGAGGAATTCAAGTCAACTATGAGGAAAGACAAAACGGTGCAGGGAAATTATGAAGTCAAGTTGGTTATAAGG GCAACACTGAATGTCAGTGTGATAGAGCGTTACCAAATGAGGACATCCAAACTCCACGACCCCAAGGCGAAGATGCGGTTGTATTTTTGTGGGTCACTAGAGCATCCGGAACGCTTACAGGACATCATCAAACATGGATTCTCAGAACGAG ACTTTTCCAATGGTGAATTTGGAAGAGGGTTACACTTTTCAGTGTATCCATCAAAAGCAGCACAGTTTTCAGCG CTTGGGAAGCTTTTGACTGTTGAGGTAGCGGTTGGGAAAGTGGAAGCAATCGAGAAGAAAGATCACACACGGGTCTCACCGTCTTCAGGCTTTGATTCAGTCATA ACTCCAGGCAGattgtcatcatcttcaaaGGACGATGCAGAATTAAAGTCACTCAACAAAGAATACATCATTTTCGATGTGAGCCAAGTGTTACCTCTCCACCTTATGGAATATAGCAAAACTACGTGA
- the LOC135486244 gene encoding uncharacterized protein LOC135486244 isoform X1 yields MPAQEEAKSCEEFLTGTQFAEKHEFHDKKGRQLTVTPLIVDFRRLLTSSSSSICVIPGVSNTDLLHAVIGLYDVSLSEMTPDVLYATVCEKWARTLLLIRDVRDVLDEFEEKRNIKKESEDASDEMKSLTINDDENSKTDKSESPTAELTSEPKPSNDSEQKSFMAEPSKTETTGAAIESGDASKLDGAVENGKEDGEEEEEEDIYSPEECGPCTFAAVYSDTETEDEDEEEEEEEEEDFSKGMNAFIKAVEERRKERQSHTGPYKVEHVGIENRLVGCATMEKKYCKNYKVVHLTLIVVRKRFRKWGIGKYLLHQIKDPMVVGAYDAVVVHADNSATEFFGRYNFSDDIILNSRWSDLAEQFTNCTLMCYLPPFTGQGVLGNMTAAIDLVSMEEELKKWKEKSVEAYQAQITCATRLRNEIIQLRAVVNSQQGLIGKLAADNDSLTRDKFHIEKEYLTYRFEVAKSLLDSDVDIVSRQRLLSLPVLPEVNGEDDDDPETTKKLIKDLEKEVEAGKERKEQKKKGDKKKKSIDASAMNVIDRTRYMVYSNENKEPYDHMKDTQDFYRVTEEFKSTMRKDKTVQGNYEVKLVIRATLNVSVIERYQMRTSKLHDPKAKMRLYFCGSLEHPERLQDIIKHGFSERDFSNGEFGRGLHFSVYPSKAAQFSALGKLLTVEVAVGKVEAIEKKDHTRVSPSSGFDSVITPGRLSSSSKDDAELKSLNKEYIIFDVSQVLPLHLMEYSKTT; encoded by the exons ATGCCAGCTCAAGAAGAAGCTAAGAGTTGTGAAGAGTTTCTAACCGGAACGCAATTTGCAGAAAAACACGAGTTCCATGACAAAAAAGGCCGGCAACTGACGGTCACTCCACTCATCGTCGATTTCCGTCGACTTCTCACAAGTTCATCGTCCTCCATCTGTGTCATTCCAGGG GTTTCCAATACAGATCTTCTCCATGCCGTGATAGGGCTTTATGATGTTTCCTTGTCGGAAATGACCCCTGACGTTCTCTATGCGACAGTCTGTGAGAAGTGGGCAAGAACCCTTCTTTTGATTAGGGATGTTAGAG ATGTGCTAGATGAGTTTGAAGAGAAAAGAAACATAAAGAAGGAATCGGAAGATGCTAGTGATGAGATGAAAAGCCTGACAATCAATGATGAcgaaaattcaaaaactgacaaATCTGAATCTCCTACTGCTGAACTAACCTCCGAGCCAAAACCGTCCAATGATAGTGAACAGAAATCTTTTATGGCAGAACCGTCCAAAACCGAAACAACTGGTGCTGCAATTGAATCGGGTGATGCGTCCAAGTTAGATGGTGCTGTGGAGAATGGGAAAGAGGATGGggaagaggaggaagaggaagacaTTTACTCGCCAGAGGAATGCGGCCCTTGTACATTTGCTGCAGTTTATAGTGATACGGAGACAGAAGATGAGGATGAAGAAGA ggaagaagaagaagaagaggacttTTCTAAGGGCATGAACGCTTTCATCAAAGCTGTGGAAGAAAGACGAAAAGAACGACAATCACACACTGGTCCATATAAAGTCGAACATGTGGGCATTGAAAATCGGCTGGTTGGATGTGCAACCATGGAGAAAAAGTATTG TAAAAACTATAAAGTCGTACACCTGACGTTAATAGTGGTCAGGAAGAGATTCCGGAAATGGGGAATAGGAAAATATctactacat CAAATCAAAGATCCAATGGTAGTGGGTGCATATGATGCCGTCGTAGTCCATGCGGACAATTCTGCAACCGAGTTCTTTGGTCGTTATAACTTCTCAGACGACATCATTCTAAACAGCAGATGGAGTGATCTGGCAGAACAATTTACAAATTGCACTTTGATGTGCTACCTTCCACCTTTTACAG GTCAAGGAGTTCTGGGTAACATGACAGCTGCCATTGACCTGGTGTCAATGGAAGAGGAGCTCAAGAAATG GAAAGAAAAAAGTGTTGAAGCCTACCAGGCCCAGATAACATGTGCCACGAGATTACGCAATGAAATTATACAACTACGTGCAGTG GTGAACTCGCAACAAGGTCTAATTGGTAAACTAGCTGCTGATAACGATTCGTTAACAAGAGATAAGTTCCACATAG AGAAGGAATACTTGACGTATAGATTTGAGGTGGCCAAATCACTTCTCGACTCAGATGTAGACATTGTTAGTCGGCAAAGAC ttttgtcGCTTCCTGTTCTGCCTGAAGTGAACGGTG AAGATGACGATGACCCTGAAACCACCAAGAAGTTAATCAAGGATCTAGAGAAAGAAGTCGAAGCCGGCAAAGAACGCAAGGAGCAGAAGAAGAAGGGAGATAAGAAGAAAAAGAGCATTGACGCTTCAGCCATGAATGTCATAG ACCGGACGCGGTATATGGTTTATTCAAATGAGAATAAAGAGCCGTATGACCATATGAAGGATACGCAGGACTTCTACAGAGTGACAGAGGAATTCAAGTCAACTATGAGGAAAGACAAAACGGTGCAGGGAAATTATGAAGTCAAGTTGGTTATAAGG GCAACACTGAATGTCAGTGTGATAGAGCGTTACCAAATGAGGACATCCAAACTCCACGACCCCAAGGCGAAGATGCGGTTGTATTTTTGTGGGTCACTAGAGCATCCGGAACGCTTACAGGACATCATCAAACATGGATTCTCAGAACGAG ACTTTTCCAATGGTGAATTTGGAAGAGGGTTACACTTTTCAGTGTATCCATCAAAAGCAGCACAGTTTTCAGCG CTTGGGAAGCTTTTGACTGTTGAGGTAGCGGTTGGGAAAGTGGAAGCAATCGAGAAGAAAGATCACACACGGGTCTCACCGTCTTCAGGCTTTGATTCAGTCATA ACTCCAGGCAGattgtcatcatcttcaaaGGACGATGCAGAATTAAAGTCACTCAACAAAGAATACATCATTTTCGATGTGAGCCAAGTGTTACCTCTCCACCTTATGGAATATAGCAAAACTACGTGA
- the LOC135486343 gene encoding S-adenosylmethionine decarboxylase proenzyme-like isoform X1, which produces MATAANSLASNGHLFFEGTEKLLEVWFTNCDDEGADLRAIERPFWDQLLANVQCVILAKKSLGGMDAYILSESSMFVSKNRFILKTCGSTTLLKSIKPLLLEATEKCGFEVMDLFYSRKNFMKPELQHNIHQTFDDEVCHLDESFENGAAYALGRLNGECWYFYTIDTLGVMEPDQTLELLMTDLDPAVMEVFSMKCCKTGEECTEKSGISKLVPGSVIDAYLFDPYGYSCNGLLEDDHYFTIHVTPQPNCSYVSFETNVPQDDFKVMIEHVLDCFRPGKFLVTLFANKASRASDSLNAFKVDNPVPGYCNQDWQHSKFRNYDLLYAHFMKPRFRTPSDTEPALVQWKKPHKIVD; this is translated from the exons ATGGCGACTGCAGCAAACAGCTTGGCGTCCAATGGTCACCTTTTTTTTGAGGGAACAGAGAAGCTGTTGGAGGTCTGGTTTACAAATTGCGATGATGAAGGAGCAGATTTGCGGGCAATTGAAAG GCCTTTCTGGGATCAACTCCTTGCAAATGTCCAGTGTGTCATCCTGGCTAAAAAGTCCCTTGGTGGAATGGATGCATACATCCTCAG TGAAAGCAGCATGTTTGTTTCAAAGAACCGTTTCATCCTGAAGACGTGCGGCAGCACTACGTTATTGAAGTCCATCAAACCACTGCTGTTGGAAGCCACCGAGAAATGTGGCTTTGAAGTCATG GACCTGTTTTATTCGCGAAAGAATTTCATGAAACCAGAGCTTCAGCACAACATCCATCAGACCTTTGACGATGAG GTTTGTCATTTGGACGAATCGTTTGAAA atggcgctgcatatgcCCTTGGTCGATTGAATGGAGAGTGTTGGTATTTTTACACGATTGATACACTCGGAGTGATGGAGCCAGACCAGACTTTAGAG CTACTGATGACTGATTTAGACCCTGCCGTGATGGAGGTCTTCTCTATGAAGTGCTGCAAGACGGGGGAGGAGTGTACTGAG AAATCGGGCATATCTAAACTTGTACCAGGATCAGTAATTGATGCGTATCTGTTTGACCCGTATGGATATTCTTGCAATGGCCTCCTGGAGGAT gACCACTACTTTACTATCCATGTCACTCCCCAGCCGAACTGCTCCTATGTGAGTTTCGAGACGAACGTGCCCCAGGACGACTTCAAGGTGATGATCGAGCATGTGCTCGACTGCTTTAGGCCCGGGAAATTCTTGGTTACGCTGTTTGCAAACAAG GCCTCGAGAGCAAGTGATTCTCTGAATGCGTTCAAGGTTGACAACCCCGTCCCAGGCTACTGTAATCAAGACTGGCAACACAGCAAATTCCGCAACTACGATTTATTGTATGCTCACTTCATGAAACCAAGGTTCAGAACCCCATCGGACACTGAACCAGCTTTGGTTCAATGGAAGAAGCCTCATAAAATTGTTGATTGA